One segment of Peromyscus leucopus breed LL Stock chromosome 5, UCI_PerLeu_2.1, whole genome shotgun sequence DNA contains the following:
- the LOC114709715 gene encoding cathepsin Q-like, with translation MTSAVFLVILCIGIMSGASAHDPSLDAEWEEWKMDYEKSYSLEEEAMRRTVWEKNLKIIKDHNGENGLGKNGYTMEMNGFGDMTGEEFKNMMVNFPIQPHNKRKSIWKRAVGGVDLPKFVDWRKKGYMTPVRNQGKCGSCWAFTVAGAIEGQMYHKTGKVTPLSVQNLVDCSRPHGNNGCASGNTYNAFQYVLHNGGIEAEATYPYERKEWKCRYRPTRSAAKIKAFFVLPEGEDILMDAVANKGPIAVSIDAFHDSFLFYKTGIYHEPNCSSSVVNHAVLVVGYGHEGDEMDGNKYWLIKNSWGKKWGLKGYMKLAKDWNNLCQISSYAQYPIV, from the exons ATGACTTCTGCTGTATTCCTGGTTATCCTGTGCATAGGAATTATGTCAGGTGCTTCAGCACATGATCCCAGTTTGGATGCTGAATGGGAGGAATGGAAGATGGATTATGAAAAATCATACAGCCTG GAGGAAGAAGCAATGAGGAGAACAGTATgggaaaaaaacttgaaaattatTAAAGATCACAATGGGGAGAATGGTCTGGGTAAGAATGGCTACACCATGGAAATGAACGGCTTTGGTGACATG ACTGGTGAAGAATTCAAGAACATGATGGTTAATTTCCCCATCCAACCTCACAACAAGAGGAAAAGCATCTGGAAACGTGCTGTTGGTGGTGTTGATTTACCCAAATTTGTGGATTGGCGAAAGAAAGGCTACATGACTCCTGTGCGAAATCAG ggTAAATGTGGTTCATGTTGGGCTTTTACTGTAGCTGGTGCCATAGAAGGACAAATGTACCACAAAACAGGCAAAGTCACCCCCCTGAGTGTGCAGAACCTAGTCGACTGTTCTAGACCTCATGGCAATAATGGCTGTGCTTCGGGTAATACATACAATGCCTTTCAGTATGTCTTGCACAATGGAGGTATAGAGGCTGAGGCAACTTACCCATATGAAAGAAAA gaaTGGAAATGCAGGTACCGTCCTACACGTTCTGCTGCTAAAATCAAAGCATTTTTTGTCCTCCCAGAAGGTGAGGATATCCTAATGGATGCTGTAGCAAATAAAGGGCCCATTGCTGTTTCAATTGATGCTTTCCATGATTCATTTCTGTTCTACAAGACAG GTATTTATCATGAGCCAAACTGCAGCAGCTCTGTTGTGAATCATGCAGTTCTTGTGGTTGGCTATGGACATGAAGGAGATGAAATGGATGGCAATAAATACTGGCTGATCAAGAACAG CTGGGGTAAAAAATGGGGCCTGAAGGGCTATATGAAACTTGCCAAAGACTGGAACAACCTCTGTCAAATTTCTTCATATGCCCAATATCCTATTGTGTGA